In a genomic window of Occallatibacter riparius:
- a CDS encoding sulfatase family protein, which translates to MSINRRQLRIASLLISVGLIAIASAVVWNSWLAQQRVPVIAATKPNIIVILADDLGYADISAYKIDRFHTPNIDRIGLQGVRFTDGYATAPVCGPSRASLMTGRYQERFGFEFNPESTEATLGQGPGLAVGEITIAQLLRSAGYHTGLIGKWHLGSQDQFYPTNRGFDEFVGFLPGQTAYMDPKQPGLHASVGSIGDAALTSRTQPTIEDADQERRMNKVAGLFVRRPTNEIIEGPDRHVIHNESEYLTDYFGKRATEYIQHNAKSGKPYFLYLAFNAVHAPHMVTSQYYDRFPQIQDHQMRVYAAMVAALDDNVGRVLDAVDATGQANNTIIYFASDNGCAAYFPGLCSCTPLRGGKLSHFEGGTRVPFMMRWAGHIHSGSVYRDVVSLLDVLPTSVNAAGGTLPADRIYDGVDLMPYLMGRKTGSPHDMLAWRRLPLFSIRQGDWKLWESVDDKTGKYGEYKLLFNVKEDLDETTNLADKYPQRVRQLEGLAHQWAKEMTDPKWPTRKTVTYNVCGTPFTLPI; encoded by the coding sequence ATGAGCATAAACAGAAGACAATTGAGAATTGCCTCCCTTTTGATTTCGGTTGGCCTTATCGCGATCGCGAGCGCAGTGGTGTGGAACTCATGGCTCGCTCAGCAACGCGTCCCGGTAATCGCGGCGACAAAACCGAACATCATCGTAATTTTGGCGGATGACCTCGGATATGCGGATATATCCGCGTACAAAATCGACCGCTTTCATACCCCAAACATCGACCGCATCGGCTTGCAGGGAGTTCGCTTTACCGACGGTTACGCGACCGCTCCGGTCTGCGGACCATCCCGTGCAAGTTTGATGACCGGCCGTTATCAGGAACGTTTTGGGTTTGAATTCAATCCTGAAAGCACAGAGGCAACTTTGGGCCAGGGACCTGGCCTGGCTGTGGGTGAGATCACCATTGCCCAGCTGCTACGCAGTGCCGGCTACCACACAGGCCTGATTGGCAAATGGCACCTCGGCAGCCAGGATCAGTTCTATCCCACAAATCGCGGGTTCGACGAATTTGTTGGATTTCTCCCCGGCCAGACAGCCTATATGGATCCAAAGCAGCCTGGCTTACACGCCTCGGTCGGATCTATCGGAGACGCTGCTCTGACGAGTCGGACTCAGCCCACGATCGAAGATGCCGATCAGGAAAGAAGAATGAACAAAGTTGCCGGTCTGTTCGTTCGTCGCCCAACAAACGAGATCATTGAAGGACCTGATCGTCATGTTATTCACAATGAATCCGAGTACCTCACTGACTATTTCGGGAAACGCGCGACAGAATACATTCAACACAATGCGAAGAGCGGTAAGCCCTACTTTCTTTACCTCGCTTTCAATGCTGTACACGCGCCGCATATGGTGACGTCGCAGTACTATGATCGGTTTCCACAGATTCAGGACCATCAGATGCGCGTCTACGCGGCCATGGTCGCAGCCCTCGACGATAACGTAGGTCGAGTGCTTGACGCGGTTGATGCCACGGGTCAAGCGAACAACACCATCATCTACTTTGCTTCAGACAATGGATGCGCTGCCTATTTTCCGGGCTTGTGCAGCTGCACGCCTCTGCGCGGTGGGAAATTGTCTCACTTTGAAGGTGGGACACGCGTACCATTCATGATGCGCTGGGCAGGACACATCCACTCAGGAAGTGTTTATCGGGATGTGGTCTCACTGCTGGACGTTCTTCCCACCTCGGTCAATGCAGCTGGCGGCACGCTCCCGGCTGATCGGATCTATGACGGTGTAGACCTGATGCCGTATTTGATGGGGAGGAAAACTGGCTCTCCGCACGATATGTTGGCGTGGCGGCGCTTGCCTTTGTTTTCAATTCGTCAGGGAGACTGGAAGCTCTGGGAGTCGGTAGACGACAAGACCGGCAAGTACGGCGAGTATAAGCTGCTGTTCAATGTGAAAGAAGATTTAGACGAGACGACCAATCTGGCGGATAAGTACCCTCAACGCGTCAGGCAA